The genomic window AACAGATGATTTTCAAAGTGCCATTGATGAGGCTTTAAAGGTTAAAAAGATTAAAAATGGGGTAATTACTGGATTTACTACAGGAGGAGTAGCAGGACTTACAACTTTAGAATTTGAGCCAGGAATTGTATATAATGATTTAAAAGTGGCTATGGATATTTTTTCTCCTTATACAGATGAAACTGGAAGAGTAATTCACTATAAACATCATGATACATGGCATGATGATAATGGTTCAAGTCATATAAAGGCAGCTCTTTTATCACCATTTATAACTATACCTTTTGTAAATGGAAAATTAACTATAGGACCTTGGCAGAACTTAACTTTAATAGAATGTGACACAAGAGACAGGGTACGTGATATAGTGTTTCAAGTAATTGGAGAATAGGATACTAGTGACTAGTAACCAGTATCCAGTGAACAGATGACAGGTAGTAAAAGAAAATTACTAATTGCTAATTTCTAAAAGAATAAATGTGAGTATTTTTATTAACTTAAACATTGGCTATTATAGATTACAGATACTAACTAAAAAAATGGATACTGGGAATTGGTTACTGGTTACTAAAAAAGCTAGCATTTATTGTATAGCAACAATTCCACAAGCAAGTCTTTTTCCGGAGTTCCCAGCAGGATCAGTTCTATAGTCGTCTGGATTTTCATGTATAATAACTGATTTACCTATAATGTCAGTTATTTTAAATTTATTTGTAAAAAAACTCATTTTAGCGAATCCATTGTTGGAAAATAATACTGGAAAATCTCCAGCGTGATTTCCATGAGGTTGATTTGTTGGATTGTAATGTCCTTTTGCACAACTAAAAGGATTATTAGGATCTCCAACTTCACAGCATCCTTCATCATGAAGATGAAATCCAAAAGGCCCAATAGGTTGCGTGTTTTTTGTACCAGGTTTAAATTCAGGAAGGCCAGTTACTTTTACAAAGACTTCGGTGCCATAAGGTACATCTACAAAATACACAATTCCTTTAAGATTTGGAGCTAAAGGACCACCTTTTAAAATAGCTAATGCATAATTTTGAGTTGGAGTTTTTGGAGAGCCTCTAAATTGATTGATGTAAGGGCAACAAGGTGAAAATCTGTAATTAAAATACATATTATAATCCTCCATATATAAATTCTATTTCATTTTATGATTGGATCATACTATTTGTTAATAACTTATTAAGATAGTCTTTATACAGCATATTACTAATATTAACTTTTAATGGAAAAAATAATTGAAAATTATTAAAAAATATAGAAAAATATGTTATTATATAAATATAATGTTAATTATAAGGTGTGTTTTGAACTTAGAATTATTTTTATTATACGAAATTAATAATTTATTAAGACATAGCCTAATTATAATATGCTAAGGAGAGATTTTTATGTCAATACTTACTAATTCCTTCATAGGAATAATATTCATTGTTGTGGGGACTGTATTTAAGTTAGTGCCACCAAAACACACAAATAGTATATATGGATATAGATCTCCATTTTCTACAAAAAATAAAGAAGTTTGGGAAGAAGGTAATCGTTTTTCTGCCATTATGATGATAGTTGGTGGTACTATAGCGGTGCTTTTTTCAACAATAGTTACTATTATATATAAGAATAGAATAAATATGTCCAAGTCAATATCTAATTTGTTTTCTATGATAATAGCTCTAGGATTAGTTTTGTATACAGAAGTACATTTAAGAAAAATATTTGATAAGGATGGTAATAGAAAGTGAGCAAAATATATAAAATTTATTATAATTCACCTATTGGAATTATAGAGATAAAATGAATTGAATGAGTATTTTAAAGGTAAAAGAAAAGTTTTCACAGTAAAAGTAAGTTTAAATGGCACAGAATTTCAAAACAAGATATGGGATGAACTTACAAAAATACCTTTTGGAAAAACGGTTACATATAAGAATATGGCAGAATCTATAGGAAATTCCAAGGCAGTAAGAGCAGTGGGAAATGCTAATGGGAAAAATGTTTTAAATATAATAGTACCTTGTCATAGAGTCATTGGTTCTGATGGAAGTTTAACTGGTTATGGTGGAGGTCTTTGGAGAAAAAAATGGATCCTTACCCATGAGGAAAAATGGAAATAATATTGTGTAATATAAGTTGGGTTATCTATTTACATTTCCTTACCTAATGGCTTCCTAGTTTTAAAAAAAGTAACTATAAAGGTTACTATACACCAAATAAAGATTAATATTGATACATATGTATATAAAGGTTTTAATATCTGTACCCTAAAGTCTTTATTCATTGTAGTTATGAGACTTAGTAATAAAATTATAGGGATGTTTATATAATTAGTTTTTTTATAATCTAAATTAAATATTTTTGATATACAGTAGGACATCATAAATTGTTCAACTGATAAGGTTATTAGTATTGCTGTACTCCAAATTATCATAAAAAAAGAGGTGAAATCAGAAAAAATAGCAGGTCGTACAAGCTTAAATACGAATAAAAGTGAATAATCAGTTTTAGAAGCTAATTTCCAGCCAAAAAAGTATACTGTTATAGCTGTGATAAAAGTATATAGTAGGGTTACCATTCCAGCGGGAAAAAGATTATGTTTTATAGTATTTTTTCTATTTGAAATAAAAGCAAATAGAAAAAAGCTTATTTCAGCTCCAGAATAAGATTGGAAGCTTGCTGGCATAGCAGAAATAATTGCTTTAGCATTCTCAAAATAAGGCATCAAATAGGTCTTGTTTCCATTATTAATATATAATAAAGGAACAAATAGTAAGGGCAGTGTAAAGTAAAGGGAAAGTTCACATAAACGACCTAATATAGTTAAGTTTTTTGTAGTGGTGTACATTATTATTAAAATTAATAATAACAATATTAGGATACTAGGAATGTATACAGATATAGAAAGTTTCAGTACTTCTATGTATCCTGAAATTACTAGGCATTGCAACAAGATAGGATTTATTAAAAACATAAATAAAAATACTTTTCCAAGAAACTTTCCATATAAATTTTCTAATATACATGAGAAATCTGCATGATTCATTTTTTTATCCACATAAGAGGCAACAAGTAGCATAATAAGAGGAAATAAACCTGATATTAAAATTGATATCCAAGAGCATTGATGAGCTTTTTTACTAGTTTCAGATGCTAAAGAAACTATTCCTACTCCTATAAAAGAATTTAAGATAATAGCAGTATATTGGTTATGTGTTATTTTATTTTTCATTCTTATATTCCCCTATTTTTAAAGATATTTTATGTAGAGT from Clostridium sp. MB40-C1 includes these protein-coding regions:
- a CDS encoding GerAB/ArcD/ProY family transporter, which gives rise to MKNKITHNQYTAIILNSFIGVGIVSLASETSKKAHQCSWISILISGLFPLIMLLVASYVDKKMNHADFSCILENLYGKFLGKVFLFMFLINPILLQCLVISGYIEVLKLSISVYIPSILILLLLILIIMYTTTKNLTILGRLCELSLYFTLPLLFVPLLYINNGNKTYLMPYFENAKAIISAMPASFQSYSGAEISFFLFAFISNRKNTIKHNLFPAGMVTLLYTFITAITVYFFGWKLASKTDYSLLFVFKLVRPAIFSDFTSFFMIIWSTAILITLSVEQFMMSYCISKIFNLDYKKTNYINIPIILLLSLITTMNKDFRVQILKPLYTYVSILIFIWCIVTFIVTFFKTRKPLGKEM
- a CDS encoding superoxide dismutase family protein codes for the protein MYFNYRFSPCCPYINQFRGSPKTPTQNYALAILKGGPLAPNLKGIVYFVDVPYGTEVFVKVTGLPEFKPGTKNTQPIGPFGFHLHDEGCCEVGDPNNPFSCAKGHYNPTNQPHGNHAGDFPVLFSNNGFAKMSFFTNKFKITDIIGKSVIIHENPDDYRTDPAGNSGKRLACGIVAIQ
- a CDS encoding SdpI family protein, with translation MSILTNSFIGIIFIVVGTVFKLVPPKHTNSIYGYRSPFSTKNKEVWEEGNRFSAIMMIVGGTIAVLFSTIVTIIYKNRINMSKSISNLFSMIIALGLVLYTEVHLRKIFDKDGNRK
- a CDS encoding YjbQ family protein; translated protein: MAVHTVMKQYNTKAHMGMIDVTDDFQSAIDEALKVKKIKNGVITGFTTGGVAGLTTLEFEPGIVYNDLKVAMDIFSPYTDETGRVIHYKHHDTWHDDNGSSHIKAALLSPFITIPFVNGKLTIGPWQNLTLIECDTRDRVRDIVFQVIGE
- a CDS encoding methylated-DNA--[protein]-cysteine S-methyltransferase — its product is MNEYFKGKRKVFTVKVSLNGTEFQNKIWDELTKIPFGKTVTYKNMAESIGNSKAVRAVGNANGKNVLNIIVPCHRVIGSDGSLTGYGGGLWRKKWILTHEEKWK